The proteins below come from a single Acidovorax sp. NCPPB 4044 genomic window:
- a CDS encoding maltotransferase domain-containing protein, whose translation MPSPPDSAPSARGAPPSPATASSAPASPAQAPAASAAGRQFPVATAPRTEGAAPAARPGPACAMPSGDAGRARAMIDAVLPAVDGGRFAVKRVAGEPVRITAHCYTDGHDVPRAMLQWWRDEGDAAAPAGPAAPAEVPMHPEPNDEWWAEFTPPEPGLYRYTVVAWVDGFESWRRDMERRVDAADIRVAARVGAAEARAAALRAAARSAPADARLLEGWAETLEREALGQDNAQPLKALALQEAAAEAMRRHPDRSLETRHATALPLRADRERARYSTWYELFPRSTAPVAGMHGTLRDVESRLPAIAEMGFDVLYFPPIHPIGRVQRKGRNNTLTPEPGDVGSPWAIGADEGGHQSILPELGTAEDFRHLVARAREHGIEIALDIAFQCAPDHPYVREHPDWFRWRPDGTVQYAENPPKKYQDIYPFHFETGDWQALWQELRSVFAHWIGEGVRIFRVDNPHTKSFAFWEWVIADIQREHPDTIFLAEAFTRPKVMHGLAKRGFTQSYTYFTWRNGKQELADYFTELNTAPGRDYFRPNAWPNTPDILHEQLQGGQPAMFALRFVLAATLSANYGIYGPAYELLEHVPREPGSEEYRDSEKYQLRHWDLDRPGHLRPLIARVNRIRREHPALQADHSLRILPVDNDMLLAYLKRSPDGRDVVVTVVNLDPHHAQSGWMRLTPADIAIAAGDPPAADWLMHDLLSQQRFVWQGERHYILLDPHRAPAHIFAVRRRVAGAGDSDPFQ comes from the coding sequence ATGCCTTCACCGCCTGACTCCGCGCCTTCGGCCCGCGGTGCGCCGCCTTCGCCGGCCACCGCTTCCTCTGCCCCGGCTTCGCCTGCGCAGGCTCCGGCGGCCTCCGCCGCCGGCCGGCAGTTTCCCGTGGCCACCGCACCGCGCACGGAAGGTGCCGCGCCCGCCGCGCGCCCCGGGCCTGCCTGCGCGATGCCGTCCGGCGACGCGGGCCGCGCGCGCGCCATGATCGATGCCGTGCTGCCCGCCGTGGACGGCGGCCGCTTCGCGGTCAAGCGCGTCGCGGGCGAGCCCGTGCGCATCACCGCGCACTGCTACACCGACGGGCACGACGTGCCGCGCGCGATGCTGCAGTGGTGGCGGGACGAAGGCGACGCGGCCGCGCCCGCCGGGCCTGCAGCGCCCGCCGAGGTGCCCATGCACCCCGAGCCGAACGACGAATGGTGGGCCGAGTTCACGCCGCCCGAGCCGGGCCTCTACCGCTACACCGTGGTGGCCTGGGTGGACGGCTTCGAGTCGTGGCGCCGCGACATGGAGCGCCGCGTGGACGCGGCCGACATCCGCGTGGCGGCCCGCGTGGGCGCGGCCGAGGCACGGGCGGCCGCCCTGCGCGCCGCCGCCCGCTCCGCGCCCGCCGATGCGCGCCTGCTGGAAGGCTGGGCCGAGACCCTCGAACGCGAGGCGCTGGGCCAGGACAACGCGCAGCCGCTCAAGGCCCTCGCGCTGCAGGAGGCCGCGGCCGAGGCCATGCGCCGCCACCCGGACCGCAGCCTGGAGACGCGCCACGCCACCGCGCTGCCGCTGCGCGCGGACCGCGAGCGCGCGCGCTACAGCACCTGGTACGAGCTCTTCCCGCGCTCCACGGCGCCGGTGGCCGGCATGCACGGCACGCTGCGCGACGTGGAATCGCGCCTGCCCGCCATCGCGGAGATGGGCTTCGACGTGCTGTACTTCCCGCCCATCCACCCGATCGGGCGCGTGCAGCGCAAGGGCCGCAACAACACGCTCACGCCGGAGCCCGGCGACGTGGGCAGCCCCTGGGCCATCGGCGCCGACGAGGGCGGGCACCAATCGATCCTGCCGGAGCTGGGCACGGCCGAGGACTTCCGCCACCTGGTGGCCCGCGCGCGCGAGCACGGCATCGAGATCGCGCTGGACATCGCCTTCCAGTGCGCGCCCGACCACCCCTACGTGCGCGAGCACCCCGACTGGTTCCGCTGGCGGCCCGACGGCACCGTGCAGTACGCCGAGAACCCGCCCAAGAAATACCAGGACATCTACCCCTTCCACTTCGAGACCGGGGACTGGCAGGCCCTGTGGCAGGAGCTGCGCAGCGTGTTCGCGCACTGGATCGGCGAGGGCGTGCGCATCTTCCGCGTGGACAACCCGCACACGAAGTCCTTCGCCTTCTGGGAATGGGTGATCGCGGACATCCAGCGCGAACACCCCGACACCATCTTCCTGGCCGAGGCCTTCACGCGGCCCAAGGTGATGCACGGCCTGGCCAAGCGCGGCTTCACGCAGTCGTACACCTACTTCACCTGGCGCAACGGCAAGCAGGAACTGGCCGACTACTTCACCGAGCTGAACACCGCGCCGGGGCGCGACTACTTCCGCCCCAACGCCTGGCCCAACACGCCGGACATCCTGCACGAGCAGCTGCAGGGCGGCCAGCCCGCGATGTTCGCGCTGCGCTTCGTGCTGGCGGCCACGCTCTCGGCCAACTACGGCATCTACGGCCCGGCCTACGAGCTGCTGGAGCACGTGCCGCGCGAGCCCGGCAGCGAGGAATACCGAGACTCCGAGAAGTACCAGCTTCGCCACTGGGACCTGGACCGCCCCGGCCACCTGCGCCCGCTCATCGCGCGCGTGAACCGCATCCGCCGCGAGCACCCGGCGCTGCAGGCCGACCACAGCCTGCGCATCCTGCCGGTGGACAACGACATGCTGCTGGCCTACCTCAAGCGCTCGCCCGACGGGCGCGACGTGGTGGTGACGGTGGTGAACCTCGACCCGCACCACGCGCAGTCGGGCTGGATGCGCCTCACGCCGGCCGACATCGCCATCGCCGCCGGCGACCCGCCCGCCGCCGACTGGCTGATGCACGACCTGCTGAGCCAGCAGCGCTTCGTCTGGCAGGGCGAGCGCCACTACATCCTGCTGGACCCGCACCGCGCGCCCGCGCACATCTTCGCCGTGCGGCGCCGCGTCGCGGGCGCCGGCGACTCCGATCCCTTCCAGTGA
- the glgB gene encoding 1,4-alpha-glucan branching protein GlgB, with protein MREGTHARLYQSLGCHLRGDGGAAAQDARGADFAVWAPNAASVSVIGDWNGWNPDADRLARRTDDSGVWEGYVPHAAHGQAYKYRIVSNHGGRVLEKADPFATCAELPPATASRVWALDGYAWQDAEWMASRGPRNALDAPMSIYEVHAGSWRRKDGRFMNYRELAHALADYVHSMGFTHVELMPITEHPFYGSWGYQTTGYFAPTSRYGTPQDFMYFVDHLHQRGIGVLLDWVPSHFPVDGHGLAEFDGTHLFEHSDPRQGFHPEWSSAIFNYGRHEVRSFLISSGLFWLDKYHLDGLRVDAVASMLYLDYARKHGEWIPNRHGGRENLEAIDFLRLLNRAVYRDHPDTVSIAEESTAWPMVSRPVEMNGLGFGMKWNMGWMNDTLSYLKEDPINRRHHHHKLTFSLMYAFNENFVLPLSHDEVVYGKGSLVNKMPGDEWQQFANLRALFGLMWAHPGKKLLFMGGEFGQRREWTHEGELEWWVCDGPLHGGVQRLVRELNRVLRSEPALHDIDFSADGFQWVEADDAGQSVIAFLRQPAERSRQQGATPVLVVCNMTPVPRENYLVGVPGDGYWREVINTDAREFGGAGWGNLGGVEAAPVRSHHWAQSICLTLPPLSTLILRQEPARHAFTA; from the coding sequence ATGCGCGAAGGCACGCATGCGCGCCTCTACCAGTCCCTGGGCTGCCACCTGCGGGGCGACGGCGGCGCCGCGGCGCAGGACGCGCGCGGCGCGGACTTCGCCGTGTGGGCGCCGAACGCGGCCTCGGTCTCGGTGATCGGCGACTGGAACGGCTGGAACCCCGACGCCGACCGGCTCGCCCGCCGCACCGACGACAGCGGCGTGTGGGAAGGCTATGTTCCGCACGCGGCGCACGGGCAGGCCTACAAGTACCGCATCGTCTCCAACCACGGCGGCCGCGTGCTGGAGAAGGCCGACCCCTTCGCCACCTGCGCGGAGCTGCCCCCGGCCACGGCGTCGCGCGTGTGGGCGCTGGACGGCTACGCATGGCAGGACGCCGAGTGGATGGCCTCGCGCGGGCCGCGCAACGCGCTGGATGCGCCGATGTCGATCTACGAGGTGCATGCCGGTTCCTGGCGCCGCAAGGACGGCCGGTTCATGAACTACCGCGAGCTGGCCCATGCGCTCGCCGACTACGTGCACTCCATGGGCTTCACGCACGTGGAGCTGATGCCCATCACCGAGCACCCGTTTTACGGCTCGTGGGGCTACCAGACCACGGGCTACTTCGCGCCCACGTCGCGCTACGGCACGCCGCAGGATTTCATGTACTTCGTGGACCACCTGCACCAGCGCGGCATCGGCGTGCTGCTGGACTGGGTGCCCTCGCACTTTCCGGTCGATGGCCACGGGCTGGCCGAATTCGACGGCACGCACCTCTTCGAGCACTCCGACCCGCGCCAGGGGTTCCACCCCGAGTGGAGTTCGGCCATCTTCAACTACGGCCGGCACGAGGTGCGCAGCTTCCTGATCTCGTCGGGGCTGTTCTGGCTCGACAAGTACCACCTGGACGGCCTGCGCGTGGATGCGGTGGCCTCGATGCTCTACCTCGATTACGCGCGCAAGCACGGCGAATGGATCCCCAACCGCCACGGCGGGCGCGAGAACCTGGAGGCGATCGACTTCCTGCGGCTGCTCAACCGTGCCGTCTACCGCGACCACCCGGACACGGTGAGCATCGCGGAAGAGTCCACGGCCTGGCCGATGGTCTCGCGGCCCGTGGAGATGAACGGCCTGGGCTTCGGCATGAAATGGAACATGGGCTGGATGAACGACACGCTGTCGTACCTGAAGGAAGACCCCATCAACCGCCGCCACCACCACCACAAGCTCACGTTCTCGCTGATGTATGCGTTCAACGAGAACTTCGTGCTGCCGCTCTCGCACGACGAGGTGGTGTACGGCAAGGGATCGCTCGTCAACAAGATGCCGGGCGACGAGTGGCAGCAGTTCGCCAACCTGCGCGCGCTGTTCGGCCTCATGTGGGCCCACCCCGGCAAGAAGCTGCTCTTCATGGGCGGTGAGTTCGGCCAGCGCCGCGAGTGGACGCACGAGGGCGAGCTCGAATGGTGGGTCTGCGACGGCCCGCTGCACGGCGGCGTGCAGCGCCTGGTGCGCGAATTGAACCGCGTGCTGCGCAGCGAGCCCGCGCTGCACGACATCGATTTCTCGGCCGACGGCTTCCAGTGGGTCGAGGCCGACGATGCCGGCCAGAGCGTGATCGCCTTCCTGCGCCAGCCCGCCGAACGCTCGCGGCAGCAGGGCGCCACGCCCGTGCTGGTGGTCTGCAACATGACGCCGGTGCCGCGCGAGAACTACCTCGTCGGCGTGCCCGGCGACGGCTACTGGCGCGAGGTGATCAACACCGACGCGCGCGAATTCGGCGGTGCCGGCTGGGGCAACCTGGGGGGCGTGGAAGCCGCCCCCGTGCGCTCGCACCACTGGGCGCAGTCGATCTGCCTCACGCTGCCGCCGCTCTCCACCCTCATCCTTCGACAGGAGCCTGCACGCCATGCCTTCACCGCCTGA
- a CDS encoding BCCT family transporter, whose amino-acid sequence MQLTASAGLIASIVLWGLASPATLGTFFGTLLASITRNFGWLYLWVVLGLVGLALFLALSRYGDLKLGDEDEEPQFSTATWFAMLFAAGMGIGLVFWGVAEPVSHYGLPPPGVAAQTPEAAGAAMRYAFFHWGLHPWAIYGVVGLAIAFFQFRRQAPALVSSATESLPWRGMRHLSPLVNVLAVVATAFGVAASLGMGAAQINGGLQAVFGIPVGPWPQAAIIVVTTAMFITSAVSGVDRGIKWLSSANLLLAALLALAVFLIGPTVSLVNTFTNTLGSYLSEFVRTSLRMSPFRDSSWVGDWTIFYWSWWIAWSPFVGLFIARVSRGRTIREFVLGTVIAPSLVGFMWFSIFGGTALHLEIFQQVPLSAAAQADPATAMFAMFSAMPLGMAMSIVATVLVVVFFVTSGDSATLVLGTMSTRGDPDPSARVKIAWGLLVAGIALSLLFAGGLQAVQTATIVFALPFALVLVLMAVALLRAVREDHEAERLRERALRRRMREMVMRE is encoded by the coding sequence CTGCAACTCACCGCCTCTGCCGGGCTGATCGCTTCGATCGTGCTCTGGGGGCTGGCCTCGCCGGCCACGCTGGGCACCTTCTTCGGCACGCTGCTGGCCAGCATCACGCGCAATTTCGGATGGCTGTACCTGTGGGTGGTGCTGGGGCTGGTGGGGCTGGCGCTCTTCCTGGCGCTCAGCCGCTACGGCGACCTGAAGCTGGGCGACGAGGACGAGGAGCCCCAGTTCTCCACCGCCACTTGGTTCGCGATGCTGTTCGCGGCGGGCATGGGCATCGGGCTGGTGTTCTGGGGCGTGGCGGAGCCGGTGTCGCACTACGGCCTGCCGCCGCCGGGCGTGGCGGCGCAGACGCCGGAGGCCGCGGGCGCGGCGATGCGCTATGCCTTCTTCCACTGGGGGCTGCACCCCTGGGCGATCTACGGCGTGGTGGGGCTGGCGATCGCGTTCTTCCAGTTCCGCCGGCAGGCCCCGGCGCTGGTCAGCTCGGCCACCGAATCGCTGCCCTGGCGCGGCATGCGCCACCTCTCGCCGCTCGTGAACGTGCTGGCGGTGGTGGCCACGGCCTTCGGCGTGGCGGCCTCGCTGGGCATGGGCGCCGCGCAGATCAACGGCGGCCTGCAGGCCGTCTTCGGCATCCCGGTGGGGCCGTGGCCGCAGGCCGCGATCATCGTGGTCACCACGGCGATGTTCATCACCTCGGCCGTGAGCGGCGTGGACCGCGGCATCAAGTGGCTCTCCAGCGCCAACCTGCTGCTGGCGGCGCTGCTGGCACTGGCGGTGTTCCTGATCGGCCCCACGGTGTCGCTGGTGAACACGTTCACCAACACGCTGGGGTCCTACCTGAGCGAGTTCGTGCGCACCAGCCTGCGCATGTCGCCGTTCCGGGACAGCTCCTGGGTGGGCGACTGGACGATCTTCTACTGGTCGTGGTGGATCGCGTGGTCGCCCTTCGTGGGCCTGTTCATCGCGCGCGTCTCGCGGGGCCGCACGATCCGCGAGTTCGTGCTGGGCACGGTGATCGCGCCCAGCCTCGTGGGCTTCATGTGGTTCTCGATCTTCGGCGGCACCGCGCTGCACCTGGAGATCTTCCAGCAGGTGCCGCTCTCGGCCGCGGCGCAGGCCGACCCGGCCACGGCGATGTTCGCGATGTTCTCGGCCATGCCGCTCGGGATGGCGATGTCCATCGTGGCGACGGTGCTGGTGGTGGTGTTCTTCGTCACCTCGGGCGATTCGGCCACGCTGGTGCTGGGCACCATGAGCACGCGCGGCGACCCGGACCCCTCTGCCCGCGTGAAGATCGCCTGGGGCCTGCTGGTGGCGGGCATCGCGCTGTCGCTGCTGTTCGCGGGCGGGCTGCAGGCGGTGCAGACGGCCACCATCGTGTTCGCCCTGCCCTTCGCGCTGGTGCTCGTGCTGATGGCCGTGGCGCTGCTGCGCGCCGTGCGCGAGGACCACGAGGCCGAGCGCCTGCGCGAGCGCGCACTGCGCCGCCGCATGCGGGAGATGGTGATGCGCGAGTGA
- a CDS encoding IS5 family transposase (programmed frameshift), whose translation MSRRPVSTELWKQLQPLIPVFTPSTKGGPRRLKVSDEAALNGILFVLHTGIPWEDLPQSLGWGSGMTCWRRLRDWNAAGVWDKLHQAMLVRLREHDQIDWSRASIDGSSGAKPPGGQETGPNPTDRGKLGSKRHIVVDARGIPLVVLVSGANRHDSIMFERCIDALPAVKGLSGRPRRWPSKLHSDKGYDYARCRAHLRSHGIKSRIARRGMESSQRLGKHRWVVERTHAWFAGFGKLRVRFERRLDIHRALLTLAAAIICSRFVERSC comes from the exons ATGTCCAGACGCCCTGTTAGCACAGAGCTGTGGAAACAGCTCCAGCCCCTGATTCCTGTTTTCACGCCTTCAACCAAGGGCGGCCCACGCCGCCTCAAGGTCAGTGACGAAGCTGCTCTCAACGGCATCTTGTTCGTGCTGCACACAGGCATCCCGTGGGAAGACCTTCCGCAATCTCTGGGCTGGGGCAGCGGCATGACCTGTTGGCGACGGCTGAGGGATTGGAATGCTGCAGGCGTGTGGGACAAACTGCACCAAGCCATGCTGGTGCGTCTACGTGAGCACGACCAAATCGATTGGAGCCGAGCCAGCATCGACGGCTCATCGG GTGCCAAGCCCCCGGGGGGCCAGGAAACAGGCCCCAACCCCACGGACCGGGGCAAGCTCGGAAGCAAACGGCACATCGTTGTAGATGCCCGAGGCATTCCACTGGTGGTACTGGTCAGTGGAGCTAACCGGCACGACTCCATCATGTTCGAGAGGTGCATCGATGCACTCCCGGCAGTCAAAGGGTTGAGCGGCAGGCCGCGCCGCTGGCCATCGAAGCTGCATTCCGACAAGGGCTACGACTACGCGAGATGCAGGGCGCATCTACGCAGCCATGGCATCAAGAGCAGGATTGCCAGGCGGGGCATGGAAAGCAGCCAGCGCCTGGGCAAACACCGCTGGGTGGTGGAGAGGACTCACGCATGGTTTGCTGGCTTCGGCAAACTGCGCGTTCGATTCGAGCGCAGGCTCGACATTCACCGCGCGCTGCTCACGTTGGCTGCCGCAATCATCTGCTCGCGCTTTGTCGAGCGGTCGTGTTAG
- the modC gene encoding molybdenum ABC transporter ATP-binding protein — protein sequence MATPSHAAPDGPGAQAIAVRLQLPRPGRFTLDVDLSLPGQGITAVFGPSGCGKTSLLRAMAGLERGAGRVAVPGDVWQDDARGLWRPPHERALGYVFQEPGLFTHLDVRGNLDYGLRRTPAARRRVPLEQAVELLGIGPLLARRTDALSGGERQRVAIARALAASPRVLFMDEPLAALDAERKAEVMPYLERLQRGLDIPVLYVSHAHDEVARLASQLVLLREGRVLASGPIAQLMARPDLPLAHGELAATLAEGVAEHHDAADQLATVRLPGGQALDLAAERALPPGTPVRLRVQARDVSIALAPPAASSVLNVLPARVVELREDRAGQVLVVLDAGGTPLLARITRRSARLLALAPGLAVHAQVKGVALLG from the coding sequence ATGGCGACGCCATCGCACGCGGCCCCGGACGGCCCCGGCGCGCAGGCCATCGCCGTGCGGCTGCAGTTGCCGCGGCCCGGGCGGTTCACGCTCGATGTGGACCTGTCCCTGCCGGGCCAGGGCATCACGGCGGTGTTCGGGCCGTCGGGCTGCGGCAAGACCAGCCTGCTGCGCGCGATGGCCGGGCTGGAGCGCGGCGCGGGCCGCGTCGCCGTGCCGGGCGACGTGTGGCAGGACGATGCCCGGGGCCTGTGGCGCCCGCCGCACGAGCGCGCGCTGGGCTATGTGTTCCAGGAGCCCGGCCTGTTCACGCACCTGGACGTGCGCGGCAACCTCGACTACGGCCTGCGGCGCACGCCGGCGGCGCGGCGCCGGGTGCCCCTGGAGCAGGCGGTGGAGCTGCTGGGCATCGGCCCGCTGCTGGCGCGGCGCACCGATGCGCTCTCCGGCGGCGAGCGCCAGCGTGTGGCGATCGCGCGGGCGCTGGCGGCCAGCCCGCGCGTGCTGTTCATGGACGAGCCGCTCGCCGCGCTGGATGCCGAGCGCAAGGCCGAGGTGATGCCCTACCTGGAGCGGCTGCAGCGCGGCCTGGATATTCCCGTGCTGTACGTGAGCCATGCGCACGACGAGGTGGCGCGCCTGGCCTCGCAGCTGGTGCTGCTGCGCGAAGGCCGCGTGCTGGCCAGCGGCCCCATCGCGCAACTGATGGCGCGGCCCGACCTGCCGCTCGCCCACGGCGAGCTGGCCGCCACGCTGGCCGAGGGCGTGGCCGAGCACCACGATGCGGCCGACCAGCTCGCCACGGTGCGTTTGCCGGGCGGCCAGGCCCTGGACCTGGCGGCGGAACGCGCACTGCCGCCCGGCACCCCGGTGCGGCTGCGCGTGCAGGCGCGCGACGTCAGCATCGCGCTGGCGCCGCCGGCCGCCAGCAGCGTGCTCAACGTGCTGCCGGCGCGCGTGGTGGAGCTGCGCGAGGACCGCGCCGGCCAGGTGCTGGTGGTGCTGGATGCCGGCGGCACCCCGCTGCTGGCGCGCATCACGCGCCGCTCGGCCCGCCTGCTGGCGCTGGCACCGGGGCTGGCGGTGCACGCGCAGGTGAAGGGCGTGGCGCTGCTGGGGTGA